The following proteins are encoded in a genomic region of Nitrospirota bacterium:
- a CDS encoding efflux RND transporter periplasmic adaptor subunit has translation MTRWMNARRFGWWVIISASVLVGAWHLTNPNPIRADEGHTRPESKAEQPHADAKEAGEPAGHAEPEAHAADAMEGIRLSDEAKRNIGLTVEAAAARTIQKVISINGVVKPQPNRLAAVGPRTEAIVERVLVNPWDRVKEGQLLAEVRSRQFGNPPPLIPLTAPIAGVISKWDAKVGEAVGPGSVLFEIIDPSVMWVEGDLPEHESQQVRVGQVARVSVVALPERVFEGRIVRMGGMVEPEKRSVHVWVEVPNPKYELKPEMFSQLAIVVGSRSQVLAIPKQAVLRAGGELVVFVEAGDAYLRRNVATGTQDDRYVEIVRGLQPGDRVVTQGHYELLSSIVIKGGVQEHGH, from the coding sequence ATGACACGATGGATGAACGCGAGGAGATTCGGGTGGTGGGTCATCATCAGCGCGTCCGTGCTGGTCGGTGCGTGGCACCTGACGAATCCCAATCCGATTCGCGCCGATGAAGGGCATACCCGTCCCGAGTCCAAGGCAGAGCAGCCCCATGCTGACGCCAAGGAAGCGGGCGAACCGGCCGGTCATGCCGAGCCGGAAGCTCATGCCGCCGATGCAATGGAAGGCATTCGCCTGAGCGACGAGGCGAAGCGGAACATCGGCCTGACCGTGGAAGCGGCTGCGGCACGGACGATCCAAAAGGTCATCAGCATCAATGGCGTCGTCAAACCCCAGCCCAATCGCTTGGCGGCCGTTGGACCCAGGACCGAGGCCATCGTGGAGCGGGTGCTGGTCAATCCCTGGGATCGAGTAAAGGAAGGGCAGCTCTTGGCTGAGGTGCGGAGCCGCCAATTCGGCAATCCGCCCCCCCTGATTCCGCTCACCGCACCGATCGCGGGCGTGATCTCCAAATGGGATGCCAAGGTCGGCGAAGCCGTGGGGCCGGGCTCGGTGCTGTTCGAGATTATCGATCCATCGGTGATGTGGGTCGAAGGCGATCTGCCCGAGCACGAATCGCAGCAGGTCCGGGTTGGTCAGGTCGCGCGCGTCAGCGTGGTCGCGCTGCCGGAGCGCGTGTTCGAGGGACGCATTGTCCGGATGGGCGGGATGGTCGAGCCCGAGAAACGCTCGGTGCATGTGTGGGTCGAGGTGCCGAACCCCAAGTATGAGCTCAAGCCAGAAATGTTCTCACAATTGGCGATCGTTGTGGGCAGCCGATCTCAGGTCCTGGCGATCCCCAAGCAGGCGGTCCTCCGCGCCGGGGGCGAGTTGGTGGTCTTTGTCGAAGCAGGGGACGCGTACCTTCGCCGCAACGTGGCGACCGGGACTCAGGATGACCGCTACGTCGAAATCGTGCGCGGTCTCCAGCCCGGCGACCGTGTGGTCACGCAAGGCCACTACGAACTGCTGTCCTCGATCGTCATCAAGGGCGGCGTCCAAGAACACGGGCACTAG
- the merF gene encoding mercury resistance system transport protein MerF, producing MFNNPSRCVRVGLTGSLVATVCCATPILVVVLTALGLGAITGYLDAVLLPLLGLFGGLTVYGLVLKRRRCS from the coding sequence GTGTTCAATAACCCGTCGCGGTGTGTCCGCGTCGGCCTGACGGGATCGCTCGTGGCGACCGTGTGCTGCGCCACGCCGATCCTGGTCGTCGTCCTGACCGCGCTGGGCCTTGGCGCGATCACAGGCTATCTCGACGCGGTCCTGCTGCCGCTGCTCGGCCTCTTCGGCGGCCTCACCGTGTACGGTCTCGTGCTGAAGCGGCGGAGGTGTTCCTGA
- a CDS encoding heavy metal-responsive transcriptional regulator — MNANLRIGLVARQVGVSVQTIRYYERRKLLVPAARTASGYRRYGNDDLQRLQFIQHAKALGFTLREIGDLLALRIDRSARCGDVKERAAAKLNEVERRIEHLEHLARVLRGLVRDCRAGRLTGECPILRALEARADLRDLTTKPLGRGGRR; from the coding sequence ATGAACGCCAACCTTCGCATTGGCCTGGTGGCTCGGCAGGTCGGGGTCAGCGTGCAGACGATTCGGTACTACGAACGGCGGAAGCTACTGGTGCCCGCGGCGCGCACCGCGTCCGGGTACCGACGGTATGGGAACGACGATCTTCAGCGGCTGCAGTTCATCCAGCATGCGAAGGCGCTCGGATTCACGCTTAGGGAAATCGGCGATCTGCTGGCGCTTCGCATCGACCGTTCGGCACGCTGCGGCGACGTGAAAGAGCGCGCCGCGGCCAAACTCAACGAGGTGGAACGCCGCATCGAGCATCTGGAACACCTCGCGCGGGTCCTTCGCGGGTTGGTGCGGGACTGCCGTGCCGGTCGTTTGACCGGGGAGTGTCCGATCCTGCGGGCTCTGGAGGCACGCGCCGATCTCCGTGACCTGACCACGAAGCCGCTCGGAAGAGGGGGAAGACGATGA
- a CDS encoding CusA/CzcA family heavy metal efflux RND transporter — MWSKIVDFSLKNWLLVVAGALLVLFGGARVVSQMPVDVYPDITDPRVTILTEAPGWSPEEVEALVTFPLESVFNGMPFVTRVRSSSGIGLSVVIVEFAWGTDVFRARQIVTERLATVKLPAGAEAPFMTPIASRLGEIVEFAVVDEKNSLSPLEMRDLADWVIRFRLQSAGGIANILNMGGFVKEYQVVVHPVHLTHYGLSLHEVFEALEQSNLNAAGGFSKERQQEYLIRGLGRIQTVADIENVVITTRDSVPIYVKDVAEVRVSGPAVRRGAGSLNGNEAVLGRIVKQPGTNTLELTAKVFAIFEQLKTTLPDGVRIATEYVQAEVIERAIRTVRESFLEGAVLVVVILFVFLWNLRASLITLTAIPLSLMLGIVFIAVQGMTLNVMTLAALTIAIGLVVDDAIIVVENIHRRLREASATPTDVGKGRRREIVLAATQEIVGSVVYATIIIMLVFLPIFAFKGIEGRLFAPLATTVIVAMGASLLVSVTLSPALSYLFLVSRSGVSHRESPVLSWVHRWYRPLLTRVLRHRWPVVGVVFVIIAMAVALTPFVGKEFLPIMDEGTYVINVRMLPGTSLEESLRIGRQVERALLEIPEVVSTSARTGRAEQDEHAEGVNVNEILVNVKPPEQRTHAREAVLADIREKLEQFPGAATFVGQPIQHRIDELLSGVTAQVAIKLFGSDLEVLRSTAQSVAASVRSVSGAADVLVEQQVDIPQLQIQIDRTAAARYGLSVGEVSRFIETAFKGEVATQVIDGQRTYDLVVILDHAYRDDLEKMRQLLIDTPAGPTVPLERVAHVRYGKGPNTINRENVSRRIVIQSNVQGRDLGGFIEDVQRAVAQRVTLPEGYFLVYGGQFEAQQEAMRQLILLGGLILVAVFLLLYMSLGSVTSAVLVMLNLPFALAGGVFAVFLSGGVLSIPSAIGFILLFGIAIRNGIILIMHISTLRAQEGLSLEDAILLGAEHRVSPVLMTALAAGIGMVPLALATGSGAELLKPLATVIVGGMVTSTALTLLALPALYDLVEEWRGPRNARISPPAPTVQTRS; from the coding sequence ATGTGGTCGAAGATCGTTGACTTCTCGTTGAAGAACTGGTTGCTCGTGGTCGCCGGAGCGCTGCTCGTTCTCTTCGGGGGCGCTCGCGTGGTGTCGCAGATGCCGGTGGACGTGTACCCCGATATCACCGACCCGCGGGTCACGATTCTGACCGAGGCGCCGGGCTGGTCGCCGGAGGAGGTCGAGGCGCTGGTGACCTTTCCCCTGGAGAGCGTGTTCAACGGCATGCCGTTCGTGACCCGCGTCCGGTCGTCCTCGGGGATCGGGCTCTCGGTGGTGATCGTGGAATTTGCGTGGGGCACCGACGTGTTCCGGGCCCGACAGATTGTCACCGAGCGCTTGGCCACCGTGAAGCTCCCTGCGGGGGCCGAAGCGCCGTTCATGACGCCGATCGCGTCGCGGCTGGGCGAGATCGTGGAGTTCGCGGTGGTGGATGAGAAGAACAGCCTCTCGCCCTTGGAGATGCGGGACCTGGCCGACTGGGTGATCCGGTTTCGGCTCCAATCGGCCGGAGGCATCGCCAATATCCTGAACATGGGCGGGTTTGTGAAGGAATACCAGGTCGTGGTCCATCCGGTGCACCTCACCCACTACGGGCTCTCCCTCCACGAGGTCTTCGAGGCGCTCGAGCAGAGTAATCTCAACGCGGCGGGCGGGTTCTCCAAGGAGCGGCAGCAGGAGTATCTGATCCGCGGGCTCGGACGGATTCAGACGGTGGCCGATATCGAGAACGTGGTGATCACCACCCGGGACAGCGTGCCGATCTACGTCAAAGACGTGGCCGAGGTTCGGGTCTCGGGTCCGGCGGTCCGCCGGGGAGCGGGGAGCCTGAACGGCAACGAAGCCGTGCTCGGGCGCATCGTGAAACAGCCGGGCACCAACACGCTGGAGTTGACCGCCAAGGTCTTTGCGATCTTCGAGCAACTCAAGACCACGCTTCCGGATGGAGTTCGAATCGCCACCGAGTATGTGCAGGCCGAGGTCATCGAACGCGCGATCCGCACAGTGAGGGAGTCCTTTCTCGAAGGCGCGGTCCTGGTGGTGGTCATCCTGTTCGTGTTCTTGTGGAACCTCCGCGCGTCGTTGATCACGCTCACGGCCATTCCACTGTCGTTGATGCTCGGCATCGTCTTCATCGCGGTTCAGGGCATGACCCTGAACGTGATGACCCTGGCCGCGCTGACCATCGCGATCGGCCTGGTGGTGGACGATGCGATCATCGTGGTGGAGAACATCCACCGGCGGCTTCGAGAGGCCTCGGCGACGCCAACCGATGTGGGGAAAGGGCGGAGGCGGGAGATCGTCCTTGCGGCCACGCAGGAGATCGTGGGCTCCGTGGTCTACGCCACGATCATCATCATGCTGGTCTTCCTGCCCATCTTTGCGTTCAAGGGAATCGAGGGCCGCCTCTTTGCGCCCTTGGCGACCACCGTGATCGTGGCGATGGGTGCGTCGCTCCTGGTGTCCGTGACGCTCAGTCCCGCGCTGAGCTATCTCTTTTTGGTGTCCCGGTCGGGGGTGAGTCACCGTGAGAGCCCGGTGCTGTCATGGGTGCACCGCTGGTATCGGCCGCTGCTGACCCGCGTGCTTCGGCATCGATGGCCGGTAGTCGGGGTCGTGTTCGTGATCATCGCGATGGCGGTGGCGCTGACGCCGTTCGTGGGCAAGGAGTTCCTGCCGATTATGGACGAGGGCACGTACGTGATCAACGTACGGATGTTGCCGGGCACGTCGCTGGAGGAATCGCTCCGCATCGGCCGGCAGGTCGAACGCGCCCTCTTGGAAATTCCCGAGGTGGTCTCCACCTCGGCCCGCACCGGCCGCGCGGAGCAGGACGAGCACGCCGAGGGCGTCAACGTGAACGAAATCTTGGTGAACGTGAAACCGCCGGAACAGCGCACTCATGCGCGCGAGGCGGTGCTCGCCGATATCCGGGAGAAGTTGGAGCAGTTTCCCGGGGCTGCCACGTTCGTCGGCCAACCGATCCAGCACCGGATCGACGAACTGCTCTCCGGCGTGACGGCGCAGGTGGCGATCAAGCTCTTCGGTTCTGACCTCGAGGTGCTGCGATCCACCGCGCAGAGCGTCGCCGCGTCGGTGCGGTCGGTCTCTGGCGCGGCCGACGTGCTGGTCGAGCAGCAGGTGGACATTCCCCAGCTCCAGATTCAGATCGATCGTACTGCCGCGGCCCGGTACGGGCTGTCGGTCGGCGAGGTGTCGCGCTTTATCGAGACGGCGTTCAAGGGAGAAGTGGCGACGCAGGTCATCGACGGGCAACGCACGTACGACCTCGTCGTCATTCTCGATCACGCCTATCGCGACGACCTCGAGAAGATGCGGCAACTGCTCATCGATACCCCCGCCGGTCCAACCGTGCCACTGGAGCGCGTCGCTCACGTCCGTTATGGCAAGGGTCCCAACACCATCAATCGTGAGAACGTGTCCCGCCGGATCGTCATCCAGTCCAACGTCCAGGGGCGCGACCTGGGTGGGTTTATCGAGGACGTGCAGCGCGCCGTGGCGCAGCGGGTCACGCTCCCGGAGGGATATTTCCTAGTGTACGGGGGACAGTTCGAAGCCCAGCAGGAGGCCATGCGGCAACTGATCCTCTTGGGCGGCCTGATCCTGGTCGCGGTGTTTCTCCTGCTCTACATGAGTTTGGGATCCGTCACCTCGGCCGTGCTGGTGATGCTCAATCTGCCGTTCGCACTGGCTGGCGGGGTGTTTGCGGTCTTCCTCTCTGGTGGCGTGTTGTCTATCCCCTCCGCCATCGGGTTCATCCTGCTGTTCGGCATCGCGATCCGCAACGGGATTATCCTGATCATGCACATTAGTACCCTCCGCGCGCAGGAAGGCCTCTCGCTGGAGGACGCGATCCTGCTCGGCGCCGAGCACCGCGTGAGCCCCGTGCTGATGACAGCGTTGGCGGCCGGAATCGGGATGGTGCCGCTGGCGCTGGCCACGGGCTCCGGCGCCGAACTGCTCAAGCCGTTGGCCACCGTGATCGTGGGCGGCATGGTGACCAGCACCGCGCTGACGCTCTTGGCGCTGCCGGCGCTGTATGACTTGGTGGAGGAATGGCGTGGTCCTCGTAACGCCCGGATATCTCCCCCCGCGCCCACTGTGCAAACGAGGTCTTGA
- a CDS encoding TolC family protein: protein MTNDFSTRRVLVGLVFVMSVSAWSQPVVAEDRAAHETSRAVTVEAAVETALRQNPELKAREEERETAQGALRQTRAYPNPELDLALETDRFFAGDGEGRRSIGITQTIVTVGKRRQRQDNARLGVTVVEQTIDNAKRQLIAEVEEAFYRLLFTQERVKFAREQADLASRLVVLSEGRFREGFAPEMDVTLAKVDYHTRLQEAVGLGQELVEARSALNTLMGQAADEPVAAHGTLRAAPLFMKKNSTPQEEALGRRPDLRALTVELERATGEVALVRAERVPDLALSLDVTEERTVFDAPGLSDRDRLWGAKLSIPLPLFDRKRGELMAAQSRLRQAESERAALRVRIAQEVHVAFARIASAEERLQHFERDVVPLAQNNLDLTRQAYEQGLAGILQILEAQRRFAEAQVGYLGAQYEHHVALVALERDIAGRMGGAPMSRPDEGDRP, encoded by the coding sequence ATGACCAATGACTTTTCCACACGACGAGTGCTCGTCGGTTTGGTGTTCGTGATGTCTGTGTCGGCATGGAGCCAGCCGGTCGTGGCCGAGGACCGTGCAGCTCATGAAACGTCCCGTGCCGTCACCGTTGAAGCAGCGGTTGAAACCGCCCTCCGACAAAACCCCGAGTTGAAAGCCCGCGAGGAGGAGCGGGAGACCGCCCAGGGCGCGCTGCGGCAGACGCGGGCGTACCCCAATCCGGAACTCGATCTCGCCCTGGAGACCGATCGGTTCTTTGCCGGAGATGGCGAAGGGCGCCGATCGATCGGCATCACCCAGACCATCGTCACGGTCGGCAAGCGGCGTCAGCGCCAGGACAACGCCCGCCTCGGCGTCACGGTGGTCGAGCAGACGATCGACAATGCGAAGCGGCAATTGATCGCGGAGGTCGAAGAAGCCTTCTACCGGCTGTTGTTCACACAAGAGCGCGTGAAGTTCGCACGAGAGCAGGCCGACCTGGCCAGCCGCTTAGTCGTCCTCAGCGAGGGGCGCTTCCGCGAAGGATTCGCGCCCGAAATGGACGTGACCCTCGCCAAGGTCGACTATCACACCAGACTGCAGGAGGCCGTGGGTCTCGGGCAGGAACTGGTAGAGGCGCGGTCTGCCCTCAACACGCTCATGGGACAGGCGGCCGACGAGCCGGTGGCCGCCCACGGCACCCTGCGCGCCGCTCCCCTGTTCATGAAGAAGAACTCCACGCCTCAGGAGGAGGCGCTCGGGCGGCGGCCTGACCTCCGCGCCCTGACCGTCGAACTCGAACGGGCCACGGGTGAGGTGGCGCTCGTTCGAGCGGAGCGCGTCCCGGATCTGGCCCTTTCGCTCGATGTGACCGAAGAGCGGACCGTCTTCGATGCGCCCGGACTCTCTGACCGCGATCGGCTCTGGGGGGCGAAGCTGTCGATCCCCCTCCCGCTGTTCGACCGCAAGCGAGGGGAGCTGATGGCCGCGCAATCGCGCCTCCGGCAAGCCGAATCCGAACGCGCGGCCTTGCGGGTCCGCATCGCCCAAGAAGTCCATGTGGCATTCGCGCGCATCGCCTCGGCCGAAGAACGGCTCCAGCACTTTGAGCGCGACGTGGTGCCCCTGGCCCAGAACAATCTCGATCTCACCCGACAGGCGTACGAACAAGGCTTGGCCGGGATTCTCCAGATCCTGGAGGCCCAGCGGCGGTTTGCGGAGGCGCAAGTCGGCTATCTCGGCGCCCAGTATGAGCACCACGTGGCGCTCGTGGCGCTGGAGCGAGACATCGCAGGCCGGATGGGTGGAGCCCCCATGAGCCGCCCAGACGAAGGAGACAGGCCATGA
- a CDS encoding transporter: protein MNASTNANVVAKSKIRSAATVIAVLTAITGPMPALAHEPIFMISHEAPGKGAFDVHTAFQHERRGAERGLEVEQEFTYGVTRDLAVRLSIPYVRQEMTTNQGQVDESGLGDPRVRLKWRFWDKDLPGVKYAVAGVLESTIPLGTGDARLGRDQPSLLAGLAHGREGLSWYYFVDARYLYHVPDDDTKPSDRIYLDAAYGLRPELRGLEDTDIVYFFELNYLHERKAEANGVVDPDSGGDFLFFSPEVLISPTNRVMFRGGVQIPILQSFNGQQEPKDFALKALAEFRF from the coding sequence ATGAACGCATCGACGAACGCCAACGTGGTTGCCAAGTCGAAGATCCGATCGGCTGCCACGGTGATTGCGGTGCTCACCGCGATCACAGGCCCGATGCCCGCGCTGGCGCACGAACCGATCTTTATGATCAGCCACGAGGCACCGGGGAAGGGTGCGTTCGATGTCCACACGGCGTTTCAGCACGAACGGCGGGGGGCTGAGCGCGGGCTGGAGGTGGAACAAGAGTTCACGTACGGCGTGACACGGGATCTGGCCGTCAGACTTTCCATCCCGTATGTGCGGCAGGAGATGACCACCAATCAGGGGCAGGTGGACGAGAGCGGGCTTGGGGACCCCAGGGTCCGGCTCAAATGGCGATTCTGGGATAAAGACTTGCCTGGCGTGAAGTATGCCGTGGCTGGTGTCTTGGAATCGACCATTCCTCTCGGCACCGGCGATGCCAGATTGGGCAGGGACCAGCCAAGCCTCCTCGCGGGCCTGGCCCATGGGCGTGAAGGGCTGTCTTGGTACTATTTTGTGGATGCCCGCTACCTGTACCATGTCCCGGACGACGACACAAAGCCGAGTGACCGGATCTATCTGGACGCGGCCTACGGTCTGCGCCCTGAACTTCGTGGGTTGGAAGACACGGATATCGTCTATTTCTTTGAACTGAACTATCTCCATGAACGGAAAGCGGAAGCCAACGGGGTTGTCGACCCTGATTCAGGGGGAGATTTTCTGTTCTTCTCTCCCGAGGTGTTAATTTCCCCCACGAACCGGGTGATGTTTCGAGGCGGAGTGCAGATTCCGATCCTGCAATCCTTCAACGGGCAGCAAGAGCCGAAAGACTTTGCGCTCAAAGCGCTGGCCGAGTTTCGATTCTAG
- the merA gene encoding mercury(II) reductase encodes MRTDRSFDVVILGSGSSAFAAAIKATELGARVAMTEAGLIGGTCVNVGCIPSKTLIQAAELSYAPVHTAYRGLGVPQGRVDLAALVRQKDRLVRRLRQHKYLEVAEGNDQITRLKGRARLVSQNHVRVGDRVVKGRWMLIATGSRPCIPSIPGLETVRYLTSTDALALTTRPRSMVVIGGGFIALELGQMFHRFGTKVTIVERGPRVLKAFDDEIAESIQAILREEGLAIATQTRVNGVRRVGKHIAVDVTRHGRAKRLKAEHLLIACGRTPNSDGIGLEHAGIAVDAQGFIQVNDELRTTVESIWAAGDVTGPPLATPVGAREGVLAAENMFKGAKRTMDYTAIPRAVFTDPEVAAVGMSTAEARAQGLQVEADCLDLIHVPKAAAIYQTKGLVKMVIERGTKRIVGMQLVASRGADIIHEATLAVRHRFTIHDLIRTIHVYPTMSEAIRMAAQMFIKDVSRLSCCAE; translated from the coding sequence ATGAGGACTGATCGCTCCTTTGATGTGGTGATCCTCGGCTCCGGATCATCGGCGTTTGCCGCGGCGATCAAAGCGACCGAACTGGGCGCGCGAGTGGCCATGACCGAGGCGGGTCTGATCGGGGGCACGTGCGTCAACGTCGGGTGTATCCCCAGCAAGACGTTGATCCAGGCCGCCGAACTCTCGTACGCGCCCGTCCACACCGCGTATCGTGGGCTGGGGGTCCCGCAGGGGAGGGTCGATCTTGCCGCGTTGGTCCGGCAAAAAGACCGTCTGGTCAGGCGCCTGCGACAACACAAGTACCTCGAGGTCGCCGAGGGCAACGACCAGATCACGCGGCTCAAAGGCCGTGCCCGGCTGGTCTCGCAGAACCACGTTCGCGTCGGCGATCGAGTCGTGAAGGGCCGTTGGATGTTGATCGCCACCGGCTCGCGGCCGTGCATCCCAAGCATTCCAGGGCTTGAGACCGTGAGATACCTGACCAGCACCGACGCCTTGGCGCTTACAACTCGGCCGCGGTCGATGGTCGTCATCGGGGGCGGGTTTATCGCGCTGGAACTGGGCCAGATGTTTCACCGCTTCGGTACCAAGGTGACGATCGTCGAGCGGGGGCCCCGCGTGCTCAAGGCTTTTGATGACGAAATTGCCGAATCGATCCAGGCCATCCTCAGAGAGGAAGGGCTCGCCATCGCGACACAGACTCGTGTGAATGGGGTGCGCCGGGTGGGTAAGCACATCGCGGTCGATGTCACGCGTCACGGGCGGGCGAAGCGACTGAAGGCCGAGCATCTTCTCATCGCGTGCGGGCGAACGCCGAACAGCGATGGGATCGGGCTGGAGCACGCCGGCATCGCGGTGGACGCCCAAGGGTTCATCCAGGTCAACGACGAACTGCGGACGACTGTCGAGTCGATCTGGGCAGCCGGTGATGTCACAGGACCGCCGCTCGCCACGCCGGTTGGTGCCCGGGAGGGCGTGCTCGCCGCCGAAAACATGTTCAAGGGTGCGAAACGCACGATGGACTATACGGCCATCCCTCGCGCCGTGTTCACCGACCCTGAGGTCGCGGCGGTGGGCATGAGTACCGCCGAGGCCAGAGCCCAAGGTCTGCAAGTCGAGGCCGATTGCCTGGATCTCATCCACGTACCCAAGGCCGCGGCGATCTATCAGACGAAAGGCCTCGTCAAGATGGTCATTGAACGTGGTACAAAGCGCATCGTAGGGATGCAACTGGTGGCATCACGCGGCGCGGACATCATTCACGAAGCAACCTTGGCCGTGCGACACCGGTTCACCATCCACGATCTGATTCGGACCATTCATGTCTATCCCACCATGTCGGAGGCCATCCGGATGGCGGCCCAGATGTTTATCAAGGATGTGTCCAGGCTGTCTTGCTGCGCCGAATGA
- a CDS encoding thioredoxin family protein has translation MKRTVEIFSAGCPLCRDAEARVRAIACPSCEVSVRDLNDPATGTDNLRRVQAYGIRAVPAVVVNGRLLDCCRAEGPTDEPLRTAGIGVPLK, from the coding sequence ATGAAGAGAACGGTTGAGATCTTTTCCGCGGGTTGTCCACTGTGTCGGGACGCCGAGGCCCGGGTCCGAGCCATCGCCTGCCCGAGCTGCGAGGTGTCGGTGCGGGACCTCAATGACCCGGCGACCGGGACGGACAACCTCAGGCGCGTGCAAGCCTACGGGATTCGAGCCGTGCCCGCCGTGGTGGTGAACGGCCGGCTCCTGGATTGTTGCCGTGCCGAGGGACCGACCGACGAGCCGCTCCGCACCGCGGGGATCGGCGTCCCGCTCAAGTAG